Within Tribolium castaneum strain GA2 chromosome 10, icTriCast1.1, whole genome shotgun sequence, the genomic segment GTTTCACTTACGGAAGCAGGTGAAGCTCAGATAGGAGACAATGCAGGAGCCAGGACATTCGCTCCTGGGGTCGGCCGTTGTGGTGGTGGTAGTTATCGGCGGTTGGTGCGGTCGTGGTTTCGGTCGGGCGAGTGTAACTGCAGCCCGTGTATTGTCACAACAGACGGACCCTCTTTTACAATTCGAAGTGTGCGGGATTAGGACCGACGGGCGTTCGCAAAACGCTGCCATGATGGTCAGAAGGCAGAAGCCGGGACAGCGGGGTCCGGGGTCCGGCGTGGTGGGTCTTGGACTCGTAGTGGTGATTGTTTTCTCGCTGGGCTAATAAGAAATTATTTCCTGCCGAGTCCATGGTGGTACTCACCGAGGTGATGCAGCAGCTTCCCTCCGCAGGGCACTCGGCTTCGGAGTCGATGTCGTCGCAGAACAGGGCGAAGAAGCCGCTGACGCACTCGCCGCGGCAGGGCTTTGGGGGTTGCTTCAACGCGGGGTGTTTTTCCTGGGAGGGGAGCGTCCGCATTGTGGTGGTACTTGGTTTCGGGGTCGTCCGTACTTCGGTTCTGGTGTAGTTGCTTTTGGTTTTGTTGGGGATTATTAGGTTTGGTGGTATTTTGTCACCAAAAGCGTCGCTCGAAACGCAGCACTTCAAGCTCGGTTTGCACAAATCTTCGGTTGTGAGGATCGCCTCGCAGTAGTCGGCTATTCGCTCAGCTACACATACACCGGGACAGGCTTTGGCCGACGCTGAAATCATATTTTGGTAGTTTTAGTGGCACTTAGAGAAGGGCGCCATACCAGGTTCTTCTTTGCTGCTATTGgagtttttgcgttttattttatcGTCGGAGGCTATCTGGAAATGAATTGTTGATCCGACTTGAGGGATGGTTGGTTGTACACTTGCCTGATTTGAGGTATTGGTCGTTGTTGGTGCAATTGTTGTACtagttgttgttttttcaacTGTTGTTGTCGTGATTGTTGTGGATGTTGTTTGATTGGGTGTTGTGGTTTGTGGTGGAGCTTTCTCAGTTGAGTTGGGTGCGGGAGGTTCCACACAGCATTTCATTGATGATGATGGACATACGACGTCCTCTAAGACGTCGTAGCAGATTATTGTGGCTAAAGCATGAACGCATACGCCTGGGCAATCTTTTGCATCGGCAGTGCTTGTAATTGTGTCCAAAAGGCctaaacacaattaaatgaGTTTCCGTAATTAACATACACTTTGATTTGTGTAGCACTTTTAAACCGGTTTAACATCTCACAAATAGTGGATTcgtatgtattattttaacgGTTGAGGAACTTCAATTTTCCCACCTCTTTAGCCGCATTGATCAACACTCCATTCATGCATTGATGCTCCTTTCTTTGTTCATTGTTACTGTTCACTTAGGTACTTTTATAAAAAGCGAAGTGTTGCTAGGTATTAGTAAATGAGccacattaaaatttaacatttggTGGCTTAGTGTAACATGGTACGACAGTGGTACCATAAATTGCATGTATTGTTGAAGAGTATGTAATACTCGAAATGTAAATCTTCATCACAATCTTTACTTTAATACGTATACGAGCGCACCAGAGCAATTAATTTCATGATTATCTTATGAAATAACGGAAAGATAACAGTAATGGTTCTATAGTTAAACGTAATTATACCTGCgcgatgaaattttattttaaatggtcTTGATAGAAATCAAATTTATCGTGTTTCAGCCGAGAAACAGCGTCGAAAGATTGCATTAACAGTATTTACAATGAAAAAATGGCTGTTTTCAACATTGTTCTGAAAGATAAAGTCGTAAAACGTATATTTTCGAACTTTATTAGACTCATATCTATATACAGCCGCATATGTTCCCTCTCTTTCACTCCCTGAGATAAACTTGCTCTAGTTTACCCGAgtgaggaagacgaaaattgatgttattaattttgggAATCTTAACTGTAGTATGTGAAACAGTGTAATGACCAAAGATAAGTAATTCTGTCACATATACAATTACGACTTGAAGGAAGCCAgagaaatttcaaattatttgtggAGTTAATTGTTGAATGTTATTGTGGTTTGTTCCGTGGTGTTACCGTttcgaatttaaataatttggaaaaaacagtGGGCTTTAAATGAGTTTGTGGTTTTAAATCGTGTCGAATATTATCAAGAGGTTATTAACTTTGTACGTTTTAATAACGTTCCGTGTTGTTCTTAACAACGAgtcaaaaacgaaaatttatgTGTGCGTTGAAATATGTTTTGATAGAATGTTGCGAACAATTATCCCCGAAAGCTATAAATTTCGTCTAATATCCTGCCTTGGTGTCACTCTCGGAAAGGattgttattaaaacatttaaagcCCTCTTCAGGAGATAAAAATTTCGccaatatttcaaaaagttatattgtaataaatcatttaaggTGTTCGGAATAACTGCGAATTCATGCATGTGTACAAAGGATGGCGAAGTTAAAATTCCATGATTAATCATTGTTATTTGGGACGCAAATTTGCGGCAATTATTGTGACTCATATTTTGAGTTATCGATTTCTCTTTTTTGATCGTTTCATTATATTTGAATGAAGTTGAAATGGTCATGGTGTTTGTGGGAGACCAGCGTACTTTCAATCGTAACGGTACAATTGATTTTGTTAAATGTGAGCATTAAACTTGCGTTTTTTGCTGGATACTGAggaaaaaatggtttttggAGCGTCTGCTAGCTGAAATTTGAAGTATGTGCCAGATACAGTTAGGATGATCTTTCGGAGTCGGGCCCGATACGGGGTGTTCCGGAAGTGTGTAAAAGGCTCCGTTTAACGGTAAATTCGTGTATACCGTTGAGGAATTGGGGTGACATACCTGAAAGAAAGCTTCCTGCGAGGGAGTCATCTTGAGCTCCTGCAAGTGCACTACACAAAAGCACAAGAGCAAATCTGGCGGTCCTAAACATTTTAGCGCTCCAAAGTGGCCCCGACACTCACAGTCAACACGAGCGCATCGTTTGGCTCCAGAAAGCCGCGATTGTTTCATTCATATGCGCAACTAACTTGTGTGCAATACGGAATCGCTTCCAGAATTTACCGTTGCGGATGCCTTCTGTATT encodes:
- the mas gene encoding protein masquerade, with translation MFRTARFALVLLCSALAGAQDDSLAGSFLSGLLDTITSTADAKDCPGVCVHALATIICYDVLEDVVCPSSSMKCCVEPPAPNSTEKAPPQTTTPNQTTSTTITTTTVEKTTTSTTIAPTTTNTSNQIASDDKIKRKNSNSSKEEPASAKACPGVCVAERIADYCEAILTTEDLCKPSLKCCVSSDAFGDKIPPNLIIPNKTKSNYTRTEVRTTPKPSTTTMRTLPSQEKHPALKQPPKPCRGECVSGFFALFCDDIDSEAECPAEGSCCITSPSEKTITTTSPRPTTPDPGPRCPGFCLLTIMAAFCERPSVLIPHTSNCKRGSVCCDNTRAAVTLARPKPRPHQPPITTTTTTADPRSECPGSCIVSYLSFTCFRNAEMTELFKCRKSGTKCCAPKSLIKEALGQKEESTHKESTQVSVDHTTVSVPEASQALEPTKVLSTTAKPPIYSKYVCGVKGTSRAGRVVGGEDGEQAEWCWQVALINSLNQYLCGAALIGTQWVLTAAHCVTNIVRSGDAIYVRVGDHDLTRKYGSPGAQTLRVATTYIHHNHNSQTLDNDIALLKLHGQAELKEGVCLVCLPARGVSHAAGKRCTVTGYGYMGEAGPIPLRVREAEIPIVSDAECIRKVNAVTEKIFILPASSFCAGGEEGNDACQGDGGGPLVCQDDGFYELAGLVSWGFGCGRVDVPGVYVKVSSFIGWINQIISVNNL